The following proteins are encoded in a genomic region of Glycine max cultivar Williams 82 chromosome 18, Glycine_max_v4.0, whole genome shotgun sequence:
- the LOC100797766 gene encoding UPF0301 protein BF2109, translating to MEACFLSHNSFTKTTDQLIPTIRNGSLPHPKRSSQHFHYRKARIPLPISCCHMSSPSPFDDDEKSTLSGDWRSFRAKLVAGEQLTRPVEEVSFSSVNDLDIVVDHPPLITIGDKWAHVIHEPEKGCILIATEKLDGVHIFERTVILLLSTGPLGPSGIILNRPSLMSIKETRSTALDVEGTFSNSPLFFGGPLEEGLFLLSPKEGGGGGDGVGKSGVFEEVMKGLYYGAKESVGCAAEMVKRNVIGLGDFRFFDGYCGWEKEQLRDEIRAGYWTVAACSPSVVGLGSVGSVGLWDEVLGLMSRRKVM from the exons ATGGAAGCATGTTTTCTCTCCCACAATTCCTTCACCAAAACCACTGATCAACTCATCCCCACAATCAGAAACGGGTCTCTACCACACCCCAAACGATCTTCTCAACATTTCCACTATAGAAAAGCTAGAATTCCACTTCCCATATCAT GCTGCCACATGTCATCACCATCACcatttgatgatgatgaaaaatctaccctaagtgGTGATTGGCGATCTTTCCGAGCAAAACTGGTGGCTGGAGAACAATTGACAAGGCCTGTTGAGGAGGTTTCTTTTTCTTCGGTGAACGATCTAGACATTGTTGTGGATCACCCTCCACTGATCACCATTGGTGACAAATGGGCCCACGTAATCCACGAGCCCGAAAAGGGGTGTATACTAATTGCCACCGAAAAGCTTGATGGGGTCCATATTTTCGAACGAACGGTGATCCTTCTGCTGTCAACTGGGCCCTTAGGCCCATCAGGGATCATCCTGAATCGTCCATCCTTGATGTCAATCAAGGAGACTAGATCAACGGCTCTGGACGTGGAGGGCACGTTTTCCAATAGTCCCTTGTTCTTTGGGGGGCCCTTGGAGGAAGGGCTTTTTTTGTTGAGCCCAAAagagggtggtggtggtggtgatggggTGGGGAAAAGTGGGGTGTTTGAGGAAGTGATGAAGGGCTTGTATTATGGGGCAAAGGAAAGTGTTGGTTGTGCTGCTGAGATGGTGAAGAGGAATGTGATTGGGCTTGGGGATTTTAGGTTCTTTGACGGGTATTGTGGGTGGGAGAAGGAGCAATTGAGAGATGAGATAAGGGCTGGGTATTGGACTGTGGCTGCTTGTAGCCCAAGTGTGGTTGGGCTGGGGAGTGTGGGAAGTGTTGGGCTTTGGGATGAGGTTCTTGGGCTTATGTCCAGAAGGAAGGTCATGTAA